One Fontisphaera persica DNA window includes the following coding sequences:
- a CDS encoding Sb-PDE family phosphodiesterase — MKSSLVVMLGMALLSAVGQGYAHEPVTRARTEIRLPDLPGLLTLKCDFHIHTVFSDGLVWPTVRSEEAWREGLDAIAITDHIEYQPHKADVSTNHNRAYDLAKPAGEALELMVIRGSEITRRMPPGHLNAIFLTNSTPLATSNWLDAVAAAHAQGAFIFWNHPGWEAQITNGLVLWYPEHTQLLERGMLHGIEVVNGRSYYPEAHRWAVEKKLTMISNSDIHAPLNMDYHVHDGDLRPVTLVFATERTPAAIKKALFARQTAVYAMDRLIGEEKFVRPLFERSLRFNKPQYEIRGRGRALAQIANDSSVTYVLERTGEIPELVLPQKLVLPALKTVLLEMRASTNVVKGTHRLKLPYQVSNVLVGPAQPLQEALTVEIKYTPAATKGK; from the coding sequence ATGAAATCCTCACTGGTAGTTATGCTGGGGATGGCCCTGTTAAGCGCCGTCGGGCAGGGTTATGCCCATGAGCCGGTTACGCGCGCCCGCACGGAAATTCGCCTGCCCGACCTGCCGGGTTTGCTCACGCTGAAATGCGATTTTCACATTCACACCGTCTTCTCAGACGGCCTGGTCTGGCCCACCGTGCGGTCGGAGGAAGCCTGGCGGGAGGGTCTGGATGCCATTGCCATCACCGACCACATTGAATACCAGCCGCACAAAGCGGACGTGAGCACCAATCACAATCGCGCTTATGACCTTGCCAAACCCGCCGGGGAGGCCCTGGAGCTGATGGTCATCCGCGGCTCGGAGATTACCCGCCGGATGCCGCCCGGGCATTTGAACGCCATTTTCCTCACCAACTCCACCCCGCTGGCCACGAGCAACTGGCTCGACGCCGTGGCCGCCGCCCATGCCCAGGGCGCCTTCATCTTCTGGAATCACCCCGGCTGGGAAGCCCAAATCACCAACGGCCTCGTGCTCTGGTACCCCGAACACACCCAGCTTCTGGAGCGCGGCATGTTGCACGGCATCGAGGTGGTCAACGGCCGGTCTTACTATCCCGAAGCCCATCGGTGGGCCGTGGAAAAGAAACTCACCATGATTAGCAATTCCGACATCCACGCGCCCCTAAACATGGATTACCATGTCCATGACGGCGACTTGCGCCCCGTCACCCTGGTCTTCGCCACCGAGCGCACGCCTGCCGCCATTAAAAAGGCGCTCTTCGCCCGCCAGACCGCCGTGTATGCCATGGACCGGCTCATCGGCGAGGAAAAGTTTGTGCGCCCGCTCTTCGAGCGCTCGCTGCGCTTCAACAAGCCGCAATATGAAATCCGCGGACGCGGCCGCGCGCTGGCCCAGATTGCCAATGACAGCTCGGTGACGTACGTCCTGGAGCGCACCGGCGAAATCCCCGAGCTGGTGCTGCCCCAGAAACTGGTGTTGCCCGCCCTGAAAACGGTGTTGCTGGAAATGCGCGCCTCCACCAACGTCGTCAAGGGCACCCACCGCCTCAAGCTGCCCTACCAGGTCAGCAATGTGCTGGTTGGCCCCGCCCAACCCTTGCAGGAGGCACTCACGGTGGAGATTAAATACACCCCCGCCGCCACCAAGGGCAAATAA
- a CDS encoding ArsR/SmtB family transcription factor — translation MPPLLKCLRALDDPTRLRILALLGREELSVQELQEITRLGQSRISTHLGLLQEAGFLSSRREGKRTFYRAATPAEPALKELMNLAARGAAELPEAAADAANLRRILAQRRQQTRLYFNQVAGRFDRSYGPGRSWQAFGQMLLRLLPPLVVADLGSGEGLLSELLALRCKRVIAVDNSPKMVAYGARKARKNGLANLEFRLGDLQDPPIAAQSVDVVVLSQALHHAEDPLRALRSAHRILREGGQVMILDLAAHRFEQARELYGDLWLGFRESDLQQWLETAGFHKIEIQVVAREEQPPHFETLLAVAARPG, via the coding sequence ATGCCGCCACTCCTGAAATGCCTGCGCGCCCTCGATGACCCCACCCGCCTGCGCATTCTGGCCCTGCTCGGGCGTGAGGAGTTGAGCGTGCAGGAGTTGCAGGAAATCACCCGCCTGGGGCAATCGCGCATTTCCACGCACCTGGGCCTGCTGCAGGAGGCCGGCTTTCTCAGCTCCCGCCGCGAGGGCAAGCGCACCTTTTACCGCGCCGCCACTCCGGCCGAACCCGCTTTGAAAGAATTGATGAACCTGGCGGCCCGTGGCGCGGCCGAATTGCCGGAGGCCGCCGCCGACGCGGCCAACCTGCGGCGGATTCTGGCCCAGCGGCGGCAGCAGACACGGCTGTATTTCAACCAGGTGGCGGGGCGTTTTGACCGCAGCTACGGTCCAGGGCGTTCGTGGCAGGCTTTTGGCCAGATGCTCCTGCGGCTTCTGCCTCCCCTGGTGGTGGCCGACCTGGGCAGCGGTGAAGGGCTGTTGAGCGAACTGCTGGCCCTGCGGTGCAAGCGGGTCATCGCTGTGGACAACTCCCCCAAAATGGTGGCCTATGGCGCCCGCAAGGCCCGCAAAAATGGTTTGGCAAACCTTGAATTCCGGCTGGGCGACCTGCAGGACCCGCCCATTGCCGCGCAAAGCGTGGATGTGGTGGTGTTGAGCCAGGCGTTGCATCATGCCGAGGATCCTTTGCGGGCCTTGCGCAGCGCCCATCGCATCCTGCGCGAGGGCGGACAGGTGATGATTCTGGACCTCGCGGCCCATCGCTTTGAACAGGCCCGCGAACTTTACGGGGACCTCTGGCTGGGCTTCCGGGAAAGCGATTTGCAGCAATGGCTCGAGACCGCCGGCTTTCACAAGATTGAAATCCAGGTGGTGGCCCGCGAGGAGCAGCCGCCGCATTTTGAAACCTTGCTGGCCGTGGCCGCCAGGCCCGGCTAA
- a CDS encoding malate dehydrogenase, with the protein MNKQPIRVAVTGAAGQIGYSLVFRIASGALFGPEQPVILHLIEIEPALPALNGVVMELEDCAFPLLKGVVPTASLEEGFKGVNWALLVGSVPRKAGMERKDLLGINGKIFVGQGQALQKHAASDVRILVVGNPCNTNCLIAMNNAPEIPADRWFAMTKLDENRAKAQLAKKASVDVTQVSHMAIWGNHSSTMYPDYFNARISGRPVPEVITHVAWFTETFIPTVQQRGAAIIKARGLSSAASAANAAIDTVRCLTTPTPAGDCFSVAVCSDGSYGMEKGLIFSYPIRSNGQRWEIIQGLPLNEFSRQKIAATEQELKEERAMVAELLPKG; encoded by the coding sequence ATGAATAAACAACCTATTCGCGTGGCTGTGACCGGCGCCGCCGGCCAGATTGGCTATTCTCTGGTTTTCCGCATTGCTTCGGGGGCTTTGTTTGGGCCGGAGCAGCCGGTAATTCTGCATTTAATTGAAATTGAACCGGCGTTGCCCGCCCTCAATGGCGTGGTGATGGAGCTGGAAGACTGCGCCTTTCCGTTGCTGAAGGGCGTGGTGCCCACGGCCAGCCTGGAGGAGGGCTTCAAGGGCGTGAACTGGGCCTTGCTGGTGGGCAGTGTGCCGCGCAAGGCCGGCATGGAGCGCAAGGATTTGCTGGGCATCAACGGCAAAATTTTTGTGGGCCAGGGCCAGGCCTTGCAAAAGCACGCGGCCAGCGATGTGCGCATCCTGGTGGTGGGCAATCCCTGCAACACCAACTGCCTCATTGCCATGAACAATGCCCCGGAAATTCCCGCCGACCGCTGGTTTGCCATGACCAAGCTCGATGAAAACCGGGCCAAGGCCCAACTGGCGAAAAAGGCCAGCGTGGACGTGACGCAGGTGAGCCACATGGCCATTTGGGGTAATCACTCGTCCACGATGTACCCGGATTATTTCAATGCGCGCATCAGCGGGCGGCCGGTGCCGGAAGTGATTACGCACGTGGCGTGGTTCACGGAGACCTTCATTCCCACCGTGCAACAGCGGGGCGCGGCCATCATCAAGGCGCGCGGCCTCTCCAGCGCCGCCAGCGCCGCCAACGCGGCCATTGATACCGTGCGTTGTCTCACCACTCCCACGCCGGCGGGCGACTGTTTCAGCGTGGCGGTGTGTTCGGATGGGAGTTATGGCATGGAGAAAGGTTTGATTTTCTCCTATCCGATTCGCAGCAACGGGCAGCGCTGGGAAATCATTCAAGGCCTGCCGCTCAATGAGTTTTCCCGCCAGAAAATTGCGGCCACCGAGCAGGAATTGAAGGAAGAGCGCGCCATGGTGGCGGAGCTGCTGCCCAAGGGCTGA
- a CDS encoding tail fiber domain-containing protein, which translates to MKNAPSFLAAGWLCLTLAWPALAQTTAFSYQGRLIENGFPANGLYDLRFTLFDGPTNAIPLTPPSQAAPVAVSGGLFQVVLDFGPGLFTGPERWLEVAVRPYGSTGPHVTLAPRQWITAAPYAMHAHTASNLLGRVSDTLLSSNIARLNAPATFTGTLTFNPSAGPPFAVGNTSRIANLNADMLDGLDSAAFARQSHQHSAADLTSGVLVDQRLSGNVALLNRAQTFTASNSFQGVLTATNLTNQIAGAFTGSGAGLSNLPAARLTGVLPEAAVPASVARLASNQTFTGALTFDPPTGPPFAVTRADVVANLNADLLDGLNATDFWRVGGNTNAGNPALLGTLDNAALELRVNNTAGLRLSPNPTGASLALNPDSNVIPSGVPGATIAGGSFNTATNNYAFIGAGSMNKAGGIVAAIAGGFNNQASGYAAAIPGGADNMAAGTTSLAAGSGARALHDGALVWSDRSSGLAFTSTAPHQVLFRAAGGMGIGTNAPQSALHVAGTVQATGLKLPAGAAAGAVLVSDADGVAGWQPPAVRAQTNATSPNLIGGHAANFVANGVVGATIGGGGNAVNSNQVTVSYGTIAGGRGNSVSGADGAVSGGLSNVVSGGAAAAGGGYLNTASGPFSTVSGGETNRATASHATVGGGRANRASEVGATVGGGHANQASGPSATIAGGTNNVVSLTGGAVGGGASNSVAGVYGTVAGGLANWANGSFAAVGGGWSNRAINTYATIPGGFNNSAEGLASFAAGAGARALHTTAFVWADNSTTTTFASTADHQFLIRASGGVGIGAAPVDAMLDVEGNLRINDGDLFLRGGSDRNHGFGWYGSGKPFATITPDGPVAYGWSGGALGTKSGGERIALAWNSSQQVGIGTTAPGNPLAVEGTGTALGGVAGFNEVVARFKRTGSGHTAVAVDALAGQDAVLYFSEDGVAKWNLRHDRDPDGAFQLRTPDGTIHWHVLPDGRMGMGTTTPGARLELYGPDVTLRLRNANDAGGAFAINTFSSLQLGIYAPPGAAFGIVPAGERRTFFAIANSGVVGSMRAAPGSPVFRNILDDANGSLVVDAQGLNTGSLVNGLRLGGTASGEGIVSKRTSGGNQFGLDFLTSSQPRLSIAANGNVGIGTTSPGERFWVESPNQTVAVVRGTSTGGTWLGLENGSAGGQRWSIISTGSGNGEGPGRLLFFTSQSSSTKLRLEPNGDLVAAGTVTGSSDRDRKENLEAVEPLEVLRKVAGLRLATWNYKDDEAKTRHLGPMAQDFYAAFQLGADDKHIAMVDADGVALAAIQGLNQLVAEKEQKINNLQQEVAALRAALAAQEKSARQWEERLQALEQRLNATP; encoded by the coding sequence ATGAAAAACGCCCCATCCTTCCTGGCCGCCGGCTGGTTGTGTCTCACCCTGGCCTGGCCGGCTCTGGCGCAAACCACCGCCTTCTCCTACCAGGGAAGGCTCATCGAAAACGGCTTCCCCGCCAACGGCCTGTATGACCTCCGTTTTACGCTGTTTGACGGGCCGACCAATGCCATCCCCCTGACGCCGCCCAGTCAGGCCGCGCCCGTGGCCGTCAGCGGCGGACTGTTTCAAGTCGTGCTTGATTTTGGGCCGGGGCTGTTCACCGGCCCGGAGCGCTGGCTGGAAGTGGCGGTGCGCCCGTATGGCTCAACGGGCCCTCATGTCACGCTGGCACCGCGACAATGGATCACCGCCGCACCCTACGCCATGCACGCGCACACCGCTTCCAATTTGTTGGGGCGCGTGAGTGACACCCTCCTGTCCAGCAACATTGCCCGGCTCAATGCGCCCGCCACCTTTACGGGAACGCTGACATTTAATCCTTCCGCCGGCCCGCCCTTTGCCGTGGGCAACACCAGCCGGATTGCCAATCTCAATGCGGACATGCTGGACGGCCTGGACAGCGCGGCCTTCGCGCGCCAAAGCCATCAACATTCTGCGGCGGACCTCACCAGCGGCGTGCTCGTGGACCAGCGGCTTTCCGGCAATGTGGCCTTGTTGAACCGCGCCCAAACCTTTACCGCCAGCAACAGTTTTCAAGGCGTGCTCACCGCCACGAATCTGACCAACCAGATTGCCGGCGCCTTCACCGGCAGCGGCGCGGGCTTGAGCAACCTGCCTGCCGCCCGGCTGACCGGCGTGCTGCCCGAGGCTGCCGTGCCCGCCAGTGTGGCGCGCCTGGCCTCCAACCAGACCTTCACCGGCGCGCTGACCTTTGACCCGCCCACGGGTCCGCCCTTTGCGGTGACCCGTGCAGACGTGGTGGCCAATCTCAACGCGGATTTGCTGGATGGATTAAATGCCACGGACTTCTGGCGCGTGGGCGGCAATACCAACGCCGGCAACCCGGCGCTGTTGGGCACGCTGGATAACGCGGCCCTTGAGCTGCGCGTGAACAACACGGCAGGCCTGCGGCTGTCCCCCAATCCCACCGGCGCTTCGCTGGCGCTCAATCCCGACAGCAACGTGATTCCGTCCGGGGTGCCCGGCGCCACCATTGCCGGGGGCAGTTTCAACACGGCAACCAATAATTATGCGTTTATTGGGGCTGGTTCCATGAACAAGGCGGGGGGAATAGTGGCCGCCATTGCGGGAGGATTTAATAACCAGGCCTCCGGTTATGCCGCTGCCATTCCAGGTGGGGCTGACAATATGGCCGCCGGCACGACCAGCCTGGCGGCTGGTTCTGGCGCCCGCGCCTTGCATGACGGCGCCCTGGTCTGGTCTGACCGCAGCAGCGGACTCGCCTTTACTTCCACCGCGCCGCATCAGGTGCTTTTCCGCGCCGCGGGCGGTATGGGCATTGGCACCAATGCGCCGCAATCCGCATTGCACGTGGCCGGCACCGTTCAAGCCACTGGCTTGAAACTGCCGGCGGGCGCCGCCGCCGGCGCCGTGCTGGTTTCTGATGCGGACGGCGTGGCGGGCTGGCAGCCCCCGGCAGTGCGCGCTCAGACCAACGCCACCAGCCCCAATCTGATTGGCGGCCATGCGGCCAACTTCGTGGCCAACGGCGTGGTGGGCGCCACCATTGGCGGCGGTGGCAACGCGGTCAATTCCAATCAAGTCACGGTCTCTTATGGCACCATCGCCGGCGGGCGCGGCAACTCCGTGAGCGGTGCGGACGGCGCCGTTTCTGGCGGTTTGAGCAACGTGGTATCCGGGGGGGCGGCGGCGGCGGGAGGGGGCTACTTGAATACCGCTTCCGGCCCGTTTTCCACCGTGAGCGGCGGCGAAACCAATCGCGCCACCGCCAGCCATGCCACCGTGGGCGGCGGCCGCGCCAACCGCGCCTCCGAAGTGGGCGCTACCGTGGGCGGCGGCCATGCCAATCAAGCCAGCGGACCATCCGCCACCATCGCCGGCGGAACCAATAACGTCGTCTCTCTCACCGGCGGCGCGGTGGGCGGCGGCGCAAGCAACTCCGTGGCGGGCGTTTATGGCACCGTGGCCGGCGGCCTGGCCAACTGGGCCAATGGCAGCTTTGCCGCGGTGGGCGGTGGGTGGAGCAATCGGGCCATAAACACGTATGCCACCATCCCCGGCGGCTTCAATAATTCGGCTGAAGGACTGGCCAGTTTTGCCGCCGGCGCCGGCGCGCGCGCCCTCCATACCACGGCTTTTGTGTGGGCCGACAATTCCACCACCACCACCTTCGCCAGCACGGCTGACCATCAATTTCTCATCCGCGCCAGTGGCGGCGTGGGCATCGGGGCGGCGCCGGTGGATGCCATGCTCGACGTGGAGGGCAACCTGCGCATCAATGATGGTGATTTGTTTCTGCGGGGCGGCAGCGATCGCAATCACGGTTTTGGCTGGTATGGCTCGGGCAAACCTTTCGCCACAATTACCCCCGATGGGCCGGTGGCTTATGGCTGGTCGGGCGGCGCGTTAGGCACCAAGAGCGGGGGCGAACGCATCGCGCTGGCATGGAACAGCTCCCAGCAAGTGGGCATCGGCACGACTGCCCCCGGCAACCCCCTGGCCGTGGAAGGCACAGGCACGGCCCTGGGTGGCGTGGCCGGCTTCAATGAAGTGGTGGCCCGCTTCAAACGCACCGGCAGCGGCCACACGGCGGTGGCGGTGGATGCCCTGGCCGGGCAGGATGCCGTCCTTTATTTCTCCGAAGACGGCGTGGCCAAATGGAATCTGCGGCATGACCGGGACCCGGACGGTGCCTTCCAGTTGCGTACGCCGGACGGGACCATTCACTGGCACGTGCTCCCGGATGGCCGCATGGGCATGGGCACCACCACCCCCGGCGCCCGGCTGGAGCTGTATGGGCCGGATGTCACCCTGCGCCTGCGCAACGCCAATGACGCCGGCGGCGCCTTCGCCATCAACACTTTCTCCAGTCTGCAACTGGGCATCTACGCGCCGCCCGGCGCCGCCTTTGGCATCGTGCCCGCCGGCGAGCGGAGGACGTTTTTCGCCATTGCCAACTCCGGCGTGGTCGGCTCCATGCGCGCCGCCCCCGGCAGCCCGGTCTTTCGCAACATTCTGGATGACGCCAACGGCAGCCTGGTGGTGGACGCCCAGGGATTGAACACCGGCTCGCTGGTGAATGGCTTGCGCTTGGGGGGCACGGCCAGCGGGGAAGGCATTGTTTCCAAGCGCACCAGCGGCGGCAACCAGTTTGGGCTGGACTTCCTCACCTCCTCGCAACCGCGCCTGAGCATTGCCGCCAATGGCAACGTCGGCATCGGCACCACCTCGCCCGGCGAGCGCTTCTGGGTGGAATCTCCCAATCAAACGGTGGCCGTAGTCCGCGGCACCAGCACCGGCGGCACCTGGCTGGGCCTGGAAAACGGCTCCGCCGGCGGCCAGCGCTGGTCCATCATCAGCACCGGCAGCGGCAACGGCGAAGGCCCGGGCCGCCTCCTCTTCTTCACCAGTCAATCCAGCTCCACCAAATTGCGCCTCGAACCCAACGGCGACCTGGTGGCCGCTGGCACGGTGACGGGCAGCTCGGACCGCGACCGCAAGGAAAATCTCGAAGCGGTGGAGCCGCTGGAGGTGCTGCGCAAAGTGGCGGGCCTTCGGCTGGCCACCTGGAATTACAAGGATGACGAGGCGAAAACACGGCATTTGGGGCCAATGGCCCAGGACTTCTACGCGGCTTTCCAACTCGGCGCCGATGACAAACACATCGCCATGGTGGACGCTGATGGCGTGGCGCTGGCGGCCATCCAGGGCCTGAATCAACTGGTGGCGGAGAAGGAGCAAAAAATCAACAATTTGCAGCAGGAAGTCGCCGCCTTGCGCGCCGCGCTGGCTGCGCAGGAAAAATCCGCCCGCCAGTGGGAAGAACGGTTGCAGGCCCTGGAGCAGCGGCTGAATGCCACGCCTTGA
- a CDS encoding WbuC family cupin fold metalloprotein: MSVSPAPRFPVALPPPAGPVTVLNRSLLAEAIQASRQSPRRRIILPLHKENSAALQRMFNVVQPHSYLRPHRHATPPKAENLLLWQGAMAFFEFSEQGEVRRWWVLRAGGPDFGVDIEPGVFHTFVALEPDTIVFETKSGPYEPIQDKDFASWAPAEGTPEAAVYLDYLYRLAGAF, translated from the coding sequence ATGAGTGTTTCACCCGCCCCTCGTTTTCCCGTGGCCCTGCCCCCGCCGGCGGGGCCGGTGACGGTTTTGAATCGTTCATTGCTGGCGGAGGCCATTCAGGCCTCGCGGCAGAGTCCGCGCCGGCGCATCATCCTGCCCTTGCACAAAGAAAACAGCGCCGCCCTGCAGCGCATGTTCAACGTGGTGCAGCCGCACAGTTATTTGCGGCCGCATCGCCATGCCACGCCCCCCAAGGCTGAAAATCTCCTGCTCTGGCAGGGGGCCATGGCGTTCTTTGAATTCAGCGAGCAGGGCGAGGTGCGCCGCTGGTGGGTCTTGCGTGCCGGCGGGCCGGATTTTGGCGTGGATATCGAGCCGGGCGTGTTTCACACCTTTGTCGCGCTGGAGCCGGACACCATTGTCTTTGAAACCAAATCCGGCCCCTACGAGCCAATCCAAGACAAGGATTTTGCAAGTTGGGCGCCGGCGGAGGGCACGCCGGAGGCGGCTGTTTATTTGGATTACCTTTACCGGCTGGCCGGTGCTTTTTGA
- a CDS encoding anti-sigma factor family protein codes for MKDYQAQLKVQAYLDGELPDTEARQVEAWLAQDAELRGLLSELRATRDALRDNEPEVKLPVPHALYWSGIERAIAQAEAARPQPQPTAAQRWLAWLQRYLAPAAAVAAVALLAIGVGRFLADNPARHYVEIINYSTDVHVSSFRVPSEKMFVVWLSPNDSPASAPAPAAEEMDWEEFYQ; via the coding sequence ATGAAAGACTATCAGGCCCAATTAAAGGTGCAGGCCTACCTGGACGGCGAGCTTCCGGACACGGAAGCCCGCCAGGTGGAAGCCTGGCTGGCCCAGGATGCCGAGCTGCGCGGCCTGCTCAGCGAGCTGCGCGCCACGCGGGACGCCCTGCGGGACAACGAGCCGGAGGTCAAGTTGCCGGTGCCTCATGCCCTCTATTGGAGCGGCATTGAGCGCGCCATCGCCCAGGCCGAGGCCGCCCGGCCGCAACCGCAGCCCACCGCCGCCCAACGCTGGCTGGCCTGGTTGCAGCGCTATCTGGCGCCGGCCGCCGCCGTCGCCGCGGTGGCCCTGCTGGCCATTGGCGTGGGCCGGTTTCTGGCCGACAACCCGGCGCGACATTATGTCGAAATCATCAACTACTCAACCGACGTCCATGTGTCTTCTTTTCGCGTGCCTTCCGAAAAGATGTTTGTGGTGTGGTTGAGCCCGAATGACTCTCCGGCCTCGGCCCCGGCCCCGGCCGCCGAGGAAATGGATTGGGAGGAATTTTACCAATGA
- the hisB gene encoding imidazoleglycerol-phosphate dehydratase HisB, whose product MSLRQAHIKRVTQETRIEARLQVDGTGRADIRTGIPFFDHMLTLFARHAVVDLKLRCRGDLEVDAHHTVEDCGLVLGQAFLQALGDKKGIRRYGTGFDPRNPLWGEAYVPMDECLARCVIDFSGRPYLVFRGVKDLDYKKVTRPEREQDMACAFRFGLAREFFQAFANEGRCNLHLELLYGQEPHHVVEALFKAFARAVDAACQRDPRIAGQIPSTKGQL is encoded by the coding sequence ATGAGCTTACGGCAGGCCCACATCAAACGGGTTACCCAGGAGACGCGCATCGAGGCGCGCTTGCAGGTGGATGGCACAGGCCGGGCGGATATCCGCACGGGCATCCCTTTCTTTGACCACATGCTGACCCTCTTTGCCCGGCACGCGGTGGTGGATTTGAAACTGCGCTGCCGGGGCGATTTGGAGGTGGATGCCCACCACACGGTGGAAGATTGCGGCTTGGTTCTGGGCCAGGCCTTTTTGCAGGCGCTGGGCGACAAGAAGGGCATTCGCCGGTACGGCACGGGCTTTGACCCCCGCAATCCGCTGTGGGGGGAGGCTTACGTGCCCATGGACGAGTGTCTGGCGCGGTGTGTCATTGATTTCAGCGGGCGGCCCTACCTGGTTTTCCGTGGGGTCAAGGATTTGGATTACAAGAAAGTGACCCGTCCGGAACGGGAACAGGACATGGCCTGCGCCTTCCGGTTTGGATTGGCGCGGGAGTTTTTTCAGGCCTTTGCCAACGAGGGCCGGTGCAATCTGCATCTGGAGCTGCTGTACGGGCAGGAGCCGCACCACGTGGTGGAGGCCCTGTTCAAGGCGTTTGCCCGCGCCGTGGACGCTGCCTGCCAGCGGGACCCGCGGATTGCGGGGCAAATCCCCTCCACCAAGGGCCAATTATGA
- a CDS encoding RNA polymerase sigma factor, which produces MAQRTDYKSLDDNALVKRAKKGDREAFEELVVRHGEKVYARAYSMMRNEDEALDLSQEAWVRGWQRLGQFQGESSFATWITRIVINQCLDHLRKQKRHRTESLETLDEEIGGAERQMPIVTPNPTEGLERAELRAKIDRALDQLSPAHRAVLVLHEFEELEYKEIAKRVGCSIGTVMSRLFYARRKLAALLAGQKLDELR; this is translated from the coding sequence ATGGCACAGCGCACGGACTATAAGTCGCTCGACGACAACGCCTTGGTCAAACGCGCCAAGAAGGGCGACCGCGAGGCGTTTGAGGAGCTGGTGGTCCGGCACGGGGAAAAAGTTTATGCCCGGGCTTATAGCATGATGCGCAATGAAGACGAAGCGCTGGATCTTTCTCAGGAAGCCTGGGTGCGGGGCTGGCAGCGGCTGGGGCAATTCCAGGGGGAATCCAGTTTTGCCACCTGGATTACGCGGATTGTCATCAACCAATGCCTGGACCATCTGCGAAAACAAAAACGCCATCGCACCGAAAGCCTTGAAACATTGGATGAAGAAATCGGCGGCGCGGAGCGTCAAATGCCAATAGTGACGCCAAATCCGACGGAAGGGTTGGAGCGGGCGGAACTGCGGGCCAAGATTGACCGGGCATTGGACCAGCTTTCCCCCGCCCACCGGGCAGTGTTGGTTTTGCATGAGTTTGAAGAGCTGGAATATAAAGAAATTGCCAAGCGGGTCGGGTGCTCGATTGGCACGGTAATGTCCCGCCTGTTCTATGCCCGCCGCAAGCTGGCGGCGCTGTTGGCGGGGCAAAAACTGGATGAGTTGCGATGA
- a CDS encoding 3-keto-disaccharide hydrolase: MKRMSWCFPFRAGKARFFLPTLGLGLSLVLICTSGGCKSGKSAACPCKSGQAAAAGCGTCPTPAVAGATNAPAPAEEEVEEGELIFDGQSLKGWKITPFAGHGEVEVKDGKIILHEGIMTGVNYTNPIPRMNYEVTWEGCRVAGTDFFASLTFPVGETHCTLITGGWGGGVVGISSIDSMDASENETTQFIAFENGRWYRFRVRVTPDKIEAWVDNKKVANVNTKGKKIDVRPGEIEESRPFGFAAWSTTGAIKNVRIRKLD, from the coding sequence ATGAAACGCATGTCATGGTGTTTTCCATTTCGGGCAGGCAAGGCGCGCTTTTTTCTCCCCACCCTGGGTCTTGGCCTCAGCCTGGTTTTAATTTGCACCAGCGGCGGCTGCAAGAGCGGCAAGAGCGCCGCTTGTCCCTGCAAGAGCGGCCAGGCGGCGGCCGCCGGTTGCGGGACGTGCCCCACCCCGGCGGTGGCGGGCGCCACCAACGCCCCGGCCCCGGCCGAAGAGGAAGTGGAGGAAGGCGAATTGATTTTTGACGGACAAAGCCTCAAGGGCTGGAAAATCACGCCGTTTGCCGGACACGGAGAAGTGGAGGTCAAAGACGGCAAAATCATCCTGCATGAGGGCATCATGACCGGGGTGAACTACACCAATCCCATCCCCCGCATGAATTATGAGGTGACCTGGGAAGGGTGCCGGGTTGCGGGCACGGATTTCTTTGCCAGTTTGACTTTTCCGGTGGGGGAGACGCATTGCACGTTAATCACCGGCGGATGGGGCGGCGGGGTGGTGGGCATCTCGAGCATTGACAGCATGGACGCCTCGGAGAATGAAACCACCCAGTTCATCGCGTTTGAAAATGGCCGGTGGTATCGCTTCCGCGTGCGGGTGACGCCGGACAAGATTGAGGCGTGGGTGGACAACAAAAAGGTGGCCAATGTGAACACCAAGGGGAAAAAGATTGATGTGCGCCCGGGGGAAATCGAGGAGTCGCGCCCGTTCGGCTTTGCCGCCTGGTCCACCACCGGCGCCATTAAAAACGTGCGGATTCGCAAGCTGGATTAA